From the Equus przewalskii isolate Varuska chromosome 19, EquPr2, whole genome shotgun sequence genome, one window contains:
- the LOC139077163 gene encoding putative olfactory receptor 2B3 — protein MNWANESSPKGFILLGFSDRPWLQMPLFVLLLVSYTITIFGNVSIMMVCILDPKLHTPMYFFLTNLSILDLCYTTSTVPHMLINICRNKKTISYGGCMAQLIIFLALGATECLLLAVMSFDRYVAICRPLHYVVIMNHWFCLRMVSFSWLIGFSNSVLQSSLTLNMPRCGHQEVDHFFCEVPALLKLSCADTKPIEAELFFFSVLILLIPVTLILISYGFIAQAVLRIRSAEGRKKAFGTCGSHMVVVSLFFGTGIYMYLQPPSSTSKDWGKMVSLFYGIITPMLNPLIYSLRNKDMKEAFKRVMCITFFYKK, from the coding sequence ATGAATTGGGCAAATGAGAGCTCCCCAAAAGGGTTTATACTACTTGGCTTTTCAGACAGGCCCTGGCTACAAATGCCTCTTTTTGTTCTCCTATTAGTATCATACACAATCACCATCTTTGGCAATGTGTCCATCATGATGGTGTGCATTCTGGATCCCAAACTTCAtacacccatgtacttctttctCACTAATCTCTCCATCTTAGATCTCTGTTATACCACAAGCACAGTCCCTCATATGTTGATAAACATTTGTCGCAACAAAAAGACCATCAGCTATGGTGGCTGTATGGCTCAACTCATCATCTTCCTGGCCCTGGGTGCTACTGAGTGTCTCCTTCTGGCTGTTATGTCCTTTGACAGATACGTGGCTATTTGCAGACCCCTCCACTATGTAGTCATCATGAATCATTGGTTCTGTTTAAGAATGGTATCCTTCTCATGGCTCATTGGCTTCAGTAATTCAGTGTTGCAGTCTTCCTTGACCCTTAACATGCCACGCTGTGGTCATCAAGAAGTGGACCACTTTTTCTGTGAGGTTCCTGCTCTTCTCAAATTGTCATGTGCTGACACAAAGCCTATTGAGGCTGAACTCTTTTTCTTTAGTGTATTAATTCTGCTAATTCCTGTGACTTTGATCCTCATCTCCTATGGCTTCATAGCTCAAGCAGTACTGAGAATCAGGTCAGCTGAAGGACGAAAAAAAGCTTTTGGAACATGTGGGTCCCACATGGTTGTGGTGTCTCTCTTTTTTGGAACAGGCATCTACATGTATCTACAACCACCTTCATCTACCTCTAAAGACTGGGGAAAGATGGTTTCCCTCTTCTACGGGATCATCACACCCATGTTGAACCCTCTCATCTATAGCCTTAGAAATAAAGATATGAAGGAGGCCTTCAAGAGAGTGATGTGCATCACCTTTTTCTATAAGAAATGA